A stretch of the Coprobacillus cateniformis genome encodes the following:
- a CDS encoding phosphotransferase enzyme family protein: MTKENYLLKEVISHFDFVGTLISCEPYGSGHINDTFLLEYKIRHMGVVPIILQRMNTNIFKQPIELMENILNVTAFLREKIIENNGDPERETLTVILNKQGLPFYKDSHNQYWRAYHFITCATGYDEVKCDEDFYQSALAFGKFQSLLADYPAQTLHETIPDFHNTKVRFEVFKAAVEKDICGRAKDVLTEIQFILEREDVANVLTDMQNAGKLPLRVTHNDTKLNNVLIDDKTHQGICVIDLDTVMPGLAINDFGDSIRFGASTGAEDEKDLSLIQCDMHLFEVYTKGFIEGCDGKLTDEEIKALPLGAKVMTFECGMRFLTDYLQGDTYFKIKYPEHNLDRCRTQLKLVADMEKKWDTMNEIVSKYNK; the protein is encoded by the coding sequence ATGACAAAAGAAAATTATTTATTAAAGGAAGTCATTTCTCATTTTGATTTCGTTGGCACTTTAATATCTTGTGAACCTTATGGAAGCGGTCATATAAATGATACTTTTCTTCTTGAATACAAAATAAGACATATGGGAGTTGTGCCTATTATCTTACAGAGAATGAATACAAATATTTTCAAACAGCCAATAGAGCTCATGGAAAATATCCTTAATGTGACAGCCTTTTTAAGAGAAAAGATTATCGAAAATAATGGTGATCCAGAAAGGGAAACACTGACTGTTATCCTTAATAAACAGGGGCTTCCCTTTTATAAAGATAGTCACAATCAATACTGGCGTGCATATCATTTTATTACATGTGCCACTGGTTATGATGAAGTCAAATGTGATGAGGATTTTTATCAAAGTGCGTTAGCTTTTGGTAAATTCCAAAGTCTGCTTGCTGACTATCCAGCACAAACACTCCATGAAACAATTCCTGATTTTCATAATACGAAAGTCAGATTTGAAGTCTTTAAAGCAGCAGTTGAAAAGGATATCTGTGGACGTGCAAAAGATGTCTTAACAGAAATTCAATTCATTTTAGAGCGTGAAGATGTTGCTAATGTTCTAACTGATATGCAAAATGCTGGTAAACTTCCACTTCGTGTAACCCATAATGATACAAAATTAAATAATGTATTAATTGATGATAAAACACATCAGGGTATATGCGTTATTGACTTAGATACAGTTATGCCTGGTTTGGCTATTAATGATTTTGGTGATTCGATTCGTTTTGGTGCAAGTACTGGTGCTGAAGATGAAAAAGATTTATCTCTTATTCAGTGTGATATGCATCTCTTTGAAGTCTATACAAAAGGTTTCATTGAAGGGTGTGATGGCAAACTGACTGATGAAGAAATCAAAGCATTACCTCTAGGTGCCAAAGTCATGACCTTTGAATGTGGGATGCGTTTTTTAACTGACTACTTACAAGGTGACACATATTTTAAAATAAAATACCCTGAGCATAATTTAGATCGTTGCAGAACACAATTAAAATTAGTTGCTGATATGGAAAAGAAATGGGATACAATGAATGAAATTGTATCTAAATACAATAAATAA
- a CDS encoding carbohydrate ABC transporter permease: MKKEKISSGKLYKIFVYVALITLAISIIVPVVWVFMSSLKTNAEFQGSPWSLPASFYIQNFLDAFEKANMAEYFLNSVIVTALGLLLLVVIALPASYVLARFDFKGKKFINTAFMGGLFINVNYIVVPIFLMLTSWDDVIYDMIGDFFFLDNIVILAVVYAATAIPFTVYLLSSYFRTLPKAYEEAAFIDGCGYFKTMIKVMAPMAKPSIITVILFNFLAFWNEYIIALTLMPGASKTLPVGLVTLSKGQMAAANYGQLYAGLVIVMLPTLILYIMVQKKLTQGMTLGGLKD, encoded by the coding sequence ATGAAAAAAGAAAAAATAAGTAGTGGTAAACTTTATAAAATATTTGTGTATGTTGCCTTAATTACACTTGCTATATCAATAATAGTTCCTGTTGTATGGGTATTTATGTCATCATTAAAAACAAATGCAGAATTTCAAGGAAGTCCATGGTCATTACCTGCTAGTTTTTATATTCAAAACTTCTTAGATGCCTTTGAGAAAGCCAATATGGCTGAATATTTCTTGAATTCAGTTATTGTTACAGCATTAGGTCTATTGTTACTTGTTGTTATTGCATTACCTGCATCTTATGTTTTGGCAAGATTTGATTTCAAAGGTAAAAAATTCATTAACACAGCCTTTATGGGAGGTTTATTTATCAATGTTAATTATATTGTTGTTCCAATTTTCTTGATGTTAACATCTTGGGATGATGTTATTTATGATATGATTGGAGATTTCTTCTTTCTAGATAATATTGTTATTTTAGCTGTTGTTTATGCAGCAACTGCTATTCCATTTACAGTTTATCTTTTAAGCAGTTATTTTAGAACTCTTCCTAAAGCTTATGAAGAAGCAGCATTTATTGATGGCTGCGGATATTTTAAAACAATGATTAAAGTTATGGCTCCCATGGCAAAGCCAAGTATTATTACAGTTATCTTATTTAACTTCTTAGCTTTCTGGAACGAATACATTATTGCATTGACATTGATGCCAGGGGCTTCTAAGACATTACCAGTCGGATTGGTTACTTTATCTAAAGGGCAAATGGCTGCTGCAAACTATGGTCAGCTATATGCGGGATTGGTTATTGTTATGCTTCCAACATTGATTTTGTATATCATGGTCCAAAAGAAACTTACCCAAGGGATGACTCTTGGTGGATTGAAAGATTAG
- a CDS encoding ABC transporter ATP-binding protein, translated as MATLSLKNIDKIYDNNVQAVFDFNLDIADKEFIVFVGPSGCGKSTTLRMIAGLEDISAGELYIDDTLMNDVAPKDRDIAMVFQSYALYPHMTVYDNMAFGLKIAKVSKDVIDQKVRAAAKALDIEQYLDRKPKALSGGQRQRVALGRAIVREPKVFLMDEPLSNLDAKLRVQMRVEILKIYQQLGTTFIYVTHDQTEAMTMGTRIVVMKDGRVQQVAAPTYLYEHPINKFVAGFIGSPQMNFRDGFIEEKDNQLSIVLSDITLTIPEDKAKILKACGYVGKTVTMGIRPEDISTHPQYIMHHPEASFQNQVDVVELMGSESFIHMTKDNAPFVVKVPGSTPLRANDEGSFTYLMNKVHFFDKETELNILENHEG; from the coding sequence ATGGCTACATTATCACTTAAAAATATAGATAAAATATATGACAATAATGTTCAAGCTGTCTTTGATTTCAACTTAGATATTGCTGATAAAGAATTTATTGTTTTTGTAGGTCCTTCCGGATGCGGAAAATCTACAACACTGAGAATGATTGCTGGATTAGAAGATATTTCAGCAGGAGAACTTTACATTGATGATACTTTAATGAACGATGTTGCTCCAAAAGATCGAGATATTGCAATGGTTTTCCAATCATATGCACTTTATCCTCATATGACTGTTTATGATAACATGGCTTTTGGATTAAAGATTGCCAAAGTCTCAAAAGATGTTATTGATCAAAAAGTTCGTGCTGCTGCAAAAGCTTTAGATATAGAACAATATTTAGACCGTAAACCGAAAGCTCTTTCTGGTGGTCAAAGACAACGTGTTGCATTAGGAAGAGCCATTGTTCGTGAACCTAAAGTCTTCTTAATGGATGAACCTTTAAGCAACCTGGATGCAAAATTAAGAGTTCAGATGCGTGTTGAAATCCTAAAAATTTATCAACAACTTGGAACTACATTTATTTATGTCACTCATGACCAGACTGAAGCGATGACAATGGGAACGAGAATTGTTGTTATGAAAGATGGTCGCGTTCAACAAGTTGCTGCCCCTACTTATCTCTATGAACATCCTATTAATAAATTTGTTGCTGGTTTTATTGGTAGTCCACAAATGAACTTCAGAGATGGATTCATTGAAGAAAAAGACAATCAATTATCAATTGTTCTTTCAGATATAACACTTACCATTCCTGAAGACAAGGCGAAAATTCTTAAAGCATGTGGTTATGTTGGCAAAACTGTAACAATGGGTATTCGTCCTGAGGATATTTCAACTCATCCGCAATATATCATGCATCATCCGGAAGCTTCATTCCAAAATCAAGTAGATGTTGTTGAACTCATGGGCTCAGAAAGTTTCATTCATATGACAAAAGATAATGCCCCTTTTGTAGTCAAAGTTCCAGGCAGTACACCACTTAGAGCCAATGACGAAGGTTCATTTACTTATCTTATGAATAAAGTTCATTTCTTTGATAAAGAAACAGAATTAAATATATTAGAAAATCACGAGGGATAA
- the dtd gene encoding D-aminoacyl-tRNA deacylase has protein sequence MKIVIQRVKESSVSIDGQIKGSIQKGYMTLVGFCESDTKAIVDKMIDKMIGLRIFEDDQGKMNLSLTDVQGAILSISQFTLYADCRKGRRPGFTDAAKPDTAIPLYDYYNQKIQDSGIHVETGVFGADMKVSLINDGPVTILLDSKDICKG, from the coding sequence ATGAAAATTGTTATACAAAGAGTAAAAGAGAGTTCTGTAAGTATTGATGGACAAATAAAAGGAAGTATTCAAAAAGGGTATATGACTCTGGTAGGCTTCTGTGAAAGTGATACAAAAGCTATTGTAGATAAAATGATAGATAAAATGATAGGATTACGTATTTTTGAAGATGATCAGGGAAAGATGAATTTGTCTTTAACGGATGTCCAGGGAGCAATTTTATCTATTTCGCAATTTACTTTATATGCAGATTGCCGTAAGGGAAGACGTCCTGGATTCACTGATGCTGCTAAACCTGATACAGCAATCCCACTTTATGACTATTATAATCAAAAAATACAAGATTCAGGTATACACGTAGAAACAGGTGTATTTGGTGCTGATATGAAGGTTTCGCTTATTAATGACGGTCCTGTGACAATCCTTCTTGATAGCAAAGATATTTGTAAAGGTTAA
- a CDS encoding DUF6903 family protein, with protein sequence MSNTTKNIIAAICFVISFGLVCIGQQNVGYAGLGMELIGLTGLLVLLYLYNKKYK encoded by the coding sequence ATGAGTAATACAACTAAAAATATAATCGCTGCTATTTGCTTTGTCATTTCATTTGGGCTGGTTTGCATTGGACAGCAAAATGTTGGCTATGCTGGACTAGGGATGGAACTTATTGGTTTGACTGGTTTATTGGTCTTACTATATTTATACAACAAGAAATATAAATAG
- the gnpA gene encoding 1,3-beta-galactosyl-N-acetylhexosamine phosphorylase translates to MKNYGRLTLPTDLDVIDQTIALKEKLGADAIRDCDGTEMPKELLDLDAKVYATYYTTRKDNDWALANPEEIQQEYLITDRYTAKTSSLTITLMKGFHTEQLKPNFIDDPHIWWEVIDRTTGEIVPTTCWTYSEDNGSVTIQTIPYHIYTVSFLAFLIWDPVHMYNFITNDWKDAPHQLTFDVRQPKTQVFVKEKLKKFCEDNPHVDVIRFTTFFHQFTLTFDDQKREKFVEWFGYSASVSPYILKQFEKWAGYKFRPEFIVDQGYHNSLFRVPSREFKDFINFQQQEVCKLAKELVDIVHSYGKEAMMFLGDHWIGTEPYGPYFETIGLDAVVGSVGDGVTMRMISDIKGVKYTEGRLLPYFFPDVFCEGGDPIGEAHTNWLKARRAILRSPLDRIGYGGYLKLALEWPGFIDTITHVVNEFRDIHDTIQGTSAYVSPFKVAILNCWGSSRRWMNNQVHHAIWYREIYSYVGIIECLSGMPIDIDFINFDDIKDGVLDQYKVVINAGSAYTSWSGAKNWIDEVVVTKVRQWVDQGGGFIGVGEPTAYQYQGQFFQLSDVLGVDKEIGFTLSHDKYNEVNSHHFLLEDIDGHIDFGEGMNGIYAHGENYQILNQHHGYAQLVTNTYGKGRSIYFAGLPYSPQNCRLLLRAIYWAAGKEDEMKKYYVSNVNTEVASFESVGKIAVINNTTEALFTDLYVSGNKVETLNLLPMELRWITI, encoded by the coding sequence ATGAAAAATTATGGAAGACTCACACTCCCTACTGACTTAGATGTGATTGATCAGACAATTGCATTGAAGGAAAAACTAGGAGCAGATGCAATTAGAGATTGCGATGGCACTGAAATGCCAAAAGAACTTTTAGATTTGGATGCAAAAGTTTATGCAACATATTATACAACAAGAAAAGATAATGATTGGGCTTTAGCAAATCCTGAAGAGATTCAACAGGAATATTTAATAACTGATCGCTATACTGCTAAAACATCTTCACTTACAATCACTTTAATGAAAGGATTCCATACAGAGCAATTAAAACCAAACTTTATTGATGATCCTCATATTTGGTGGGAAGTTATTGATCGCACTACTGGTGAAATCGTCCCAACAACATGTTGGACGTATAGCGAAGATAATGGAAGTGTCACAATCCAAACAATACCTTATCATATATACACTGTCAGTTTCTTAGCCTTTTTGATATGGGATCCTGTTCATATGTATAACTTTATTACCAATGACTGGAAAGATGCTCCTCATCAATTAACATTTGATGTTCGTCAACCTAAAACACAAGTTTTTGTCAAAGAGAAATTGAAGAAATTCTGTGAAGATAATCCGCATGTAGATGTTATTCGTTTCACGACATTCTTTCATCAATTCACTTTAACTTTTGACGATCAAAAACGAGAAAAATTTGTGGAATGGTTTGGATATAGCGCTAGTGTTTCCCCATATATCCTTAAACAATTTGAAAAATGGGCAGGTTATAAATTTAGACCAGAGTTCATCGTCGACCAAGGCTATCATAATTCGCTTTTTAGAGTACCTTCACGAGAATTTAAAGATTTTATCAATTTCCAACAACAGGAGGTTTGTAAGCTTGCTAAAGAATTGGTTGATATTGTGCATAGTTATGGCAAAGAAGCCATGATGTTTTTAGGGGATCACTGGATTGGAACAGAACCTTATGGACCATATTTTGAAACAATTGGACTAGATGCAGTTGTTGGTTCAGTTGGAGATGGTGTAACAATGCGTATGATTTCTGATATTAAAGGTGTTAAATATACTGAGGGTCGACTCCTTCCCTACTTCTTCCCAGATGTTTTCTGTGAAGGTGGCGACCCAATTGGTGAAGCACATACCAATTGGTTAAAAGCAAGACGTGCAATATTAAGAAGTCCTTTAGATCGTATTGGATATGGTGGGTATTTAAAATTGGCCTTGGAATGGCCTGGATTTATTGATACAATTACTCATGTTGTTAATGAATTTAGGGATATTCATGATACAATCCAAGGAACAAGTGCATATGTTTCTCCATTTAAAGTAGCGATTTTAAATTGCTGGGGATCATCTCGCCGTTGGATGAATAATCAAGTTCATCATGCTATTTGGTATCGTGAAATTTATTCATATGTTGGTATTATTGAATGTTTAAGTGGGATGCCAATTGATATTGACTTTATTAATTTTGATGATATTAAAGATGGCGTCTTAGACCAATATAAAGTCGTCATCAATGCTGGGAGCGCTTATACATCATGGTCAGGTGCCAAAAATTGGATTGATGAAGTCGTTGTTACAAAGGTAAGACAATGGGTTGATCAAGGTGGTGGATTTATTGGTGTTGGTGAACCAACAGCATATCAGTACCAAGGACAATTCTTTCAACTGAGTGATGTCTTAGGTGTTGATAAAGAAATTGGCTTTACATTAAGTCATGATAAATACAATGAAGTGAATTCGCATCACTTCTTATTAGAAGACATTGATGGTCATATTGATTTTGGCGAGGGAATGAATGGCATCTATGCTCATGGTGAGAATTATCAAATATTAAATCAGCACCATGGATATGCACAATTGGTAACAAATACTTATGGAAAAGGCCGCAGCATCTATTTTGCTGGATTACCATACTCACCACAAAACTGTCGCTTACTTTTACGAGCAATCTATTGGGCAGCAGGTAAAGAAGATGAAATGAAAAAATATTATGTCAGCAATGTCAATACAGAAGTTGCTTCATTTGAAAGTGTGGGTAAGATTGCTGTCATTAACAACACAACAGAAGCATTATTCACCGATCTTTATGTTTCTGGAAACAAAGTTGAAACTCTCAACTTATTGCCAATGGAACTTCGTTGGATAACTATATAA
- a CDS encoding carbohydrate ABC transporter permease, producing the protein MNKKKEKRRFIILCLAPAVILFTVFMVYPTINVFLMSTLKWGGFSDEKTFVGLNNFLILFKDMNFIRAFQNTIFVIVVVTIFTLALAIIFASILVREKLKGQNFFRVIFYIPNILSIVVIGAIFSAIYDPSANGLLNSFLGLFMGKDWQGIPYLGNQSIVMYSIAFALIWQAIGYYMVMYMASMSSIPAHYYEAAELDGCGKIKQFFTITLPLVWSNIRTTLTFFVISTINLSFLLVQVMTTGGPDGASRVLLFYLYDQAYNNASYGYGMAIGAITFIFSFLLSAVINKVTEREEYEF; encoded by the coding sequence ATGAATAAGAAAAAAGAAAAAAGACGTTTTATCATTTTATGTCTTGCTCCTGCAGTTATTCTATTCACAGTTTTTATGGTTTATCCAACTATTAATGTCTTCTTAATGTCGACATTAAAATGGGGAGGATTTTCTGATGAAAAAACATTTGTTGGGCTTAACAACTTTTTGATTTTATTTAAAGATATGAATTTTATTAGAGCTTTCCAGAATACTATCTTTGTGATCGTTGTTGTCACAATATTCACGCTTGCTCTCGCAATTATCTTTGCATCCATATTAGTTAGAGAAAAATTAAAAGGACAAAATTTCTTTAGAGTTATCTTTTATATTCCTAATATATTATCCATTGTTGTTATAGGAGCCATTTTCTCAGCTATTTATGACCCCTCAGCAAATGGATTGCTAAATAGTTTTTTAGGTTTATTTATGGGTAAAGATTGGCAGGGTATTCCTTATTTAGGAAATCAGTCTATTGTCATGTATTCAATTGCTTTTGCATTAATTTGGCAAGCTATTGGTTATTATATGGTTATGTATATGGCGAGTATGTCATCTATCCCTGCGCATTATTATGAAGCGGCTGAACTTGATGGCTGTGGAAAAATCAAACAGTTTTTTACCATTACTCTCCCACTTGTTTGGAGTAACATTCGTACAACTTTAACTTTCTTTGTTATCAGTACAATCAATTTAAGTTTCTTATTGGTTCAAGTTATGACAACGGGTGGACCAGATGGAGCGAGTCGTGTTCTTCTCTTCTATCTCTATGATCAAGCTTATAACAATGCAAGTTACGGTTATGGTATGGCTATTGGTGCTATCACATTTATCTTCTCATTCTTATTAAGTGCTGTTATTAATAAAGTGACAGAACGTGAAGAATATGAATTCTAA
- a CDS encoding carbohydrate ABC transporter substrate-binding protein: MKTKKVLSLGLSVLMLGSLLVGCGNKDKDTSTAEGKTLTIAGLDGGYGTEGWKKVIEKFEQDNGVKVNATFDKKISDVVRPKITAGKDVPDIIYLTVGGVGGLTDTLIKEKQIADISALLDTEIPGESTKVKDKILSSFVQGATADPYGDGKLYLAPLNNAPCGLFYNAGLFKEKNWEVPKDWDGMWKLAEEAKKEGISLFTYPTAGYFDAFFTSLLNATAGPETYAKLISYDVDAWKLPEVKEAFEIVGKLAKYTAPTTVANANGDNFTKNQQLIIDGKALFCPNGTWLPGEMAATTPDGFEWGITGIPAAKAGGDSYSTNFVEQMYVPEKAANKELAMKFMAYCYSDEAADLFYKYGALDEEAMKKSEDPKKEIYKAGFLIPIKGSEKRVAESDSFMFTMADKGVKTNSSTFMAANAVEGVTLTGETGILFGSINSVVSGDKTVDEWYNASVDAVQKIADANK; the protein is encoded by the coding sequence ATGAAAACAAAAAAAGTGTTATCTTTAGGACTTTCTGTTTTGATGTTAGGTTCTTTACTTGTTGGATGTGGAAACAAAGATAAAGATACCAGCACTGCTGAAGGGAAAACATTAACAATCGCCGGTCTTGATGGTGGTTATGGTACTGAAGGCTGGAAAAAAGTCATTGAAAAATTTGAACAGGATAATGGTGTAAAGGTTAATGCAACATTTGATAAAAAAATCAGTGATGTTGTCAGACCAAAAATCACTGCTGGGAAAGATGTTCCTGACATCATTTATTTAACTGTAGGAGGTGTTGGCGGTTTAACTGATACACTTATCAAAGAAAAACAAATTGCTGACATTTCTGCATTATTAGACACTGAAATTCCTGGTGAGAGCACAAAAGTCAAAGACAAAATTCTATCTTCATTTGTTCAAGGAGCAACTGCTGACCCTTATGGTGATGGAAAATTATATTTAGCACCATTAAACAATGCCCCTTGTGGATTATTCTATAACGCTGGTTTATTCAAAGAAAAAAATTGGGAAGTTCCAAAAGATTGGGATGGAATGTGGAAATTAGCTGAAGAAGCTAAAAAAGAAGGAATTTCATTATTCACTTATCCTACTGCTGGTTACTTTGATGCGTTCTTTACTTCTTTATTAAACGCTACTGCTGGTCCAGAAACTTATGCCAAATTAATTAGTTATGATGTAGATGCTTGGAAACTTCCTGAAGTTAAAGAAGCATTTGAAATCGTTGGTAAATTAGCAAAATATACTGCTCCTACTACAGTCGCAAATGCTAATGGTGATAACTTCACAAAAAATCAACAATTAATCATTGATGGTAAAGCATTATTCTGCCCTAATGGAACTTGGTTACCAGGTGAAATGGCTGCAACAACTCCTGATGGATTTGAATGGGGAATTACTGGTATTCCTGCTGCTAAAGCTGGTGGAGATTCATATTCAACTAACTTTGTAGAACAAATGTATGTACCTGAAAAAGCTGCAAATAAAGAATTAGCAATGAAATTCATGGCTTATTGTTATAGCGATGAAGCTGCTGACTTATTCTACAAATATGGTGCTTTAGATGAAGAAGCAATGAAAAAGAGTGAAGATCCTAAAAAAGAAATTTACAAAGCTGGTTTCTTAATTCCAATCAAAGGTTCTGAAAAGAGAGTTGCTGAATCTGATAGTTTCATGTTTACAATGGCTGATAAAGGTGTCAAAACAAACAGTTCAACATTTATGGCAGCAAACGCTGTTGAAGGTGTAACTTTAACTGGTGAAACTGGAATCTTATTTGGTTCTATTAACTCAGTAGTCTCAGGTGATAAAACAGTTGATGAATGGTATAATGCTTCTGTAGATGCAGTTCAAAAAATTGCAGATGCTAATAAATAG
- a CDS encoding replication-associated recombination protein A yields MATTLAHRMRPTSLKDVLGQKHIIGENALFTQFVKKHHPMSTILYGPPGCGKTTLASALANDLNIPYRIFNASTGNKKEMDIIIEEAKMSGELFVIIDEVHRLNKDKQDHLLPHIENGLLVIAGCTTANPYHSINPAIRSRCQIVEVKPLDEEDIIIGLHHALNCENGLNYQFKVENGVLEYIAKLSSGDIRYAYNCLEVASILCDADTITLQMVKQSLTKANAQFDKDEDQYYDTLSGLQKSIRGSDPNGAMYYLGKLIEANDIESLERRVITTAYEDIGLANPNACMRTVIAFQAAKVIGFPEARIPIASAILDLCLSPKSKSSELAIDAALSSLATHPYKAPKYLRLSPVGLEDDEKYDYNRPELWEYIQYLPEPLKGEQFYIPWMTSNYEKALAENYRRILKHGRTSHLKELNNKKK; encoded by the coding sequence ATGGCAACGACTTTAGCACATCGCATGCGACCTACATCTTTAAAAGATGTTCTTGGGCAAAAACACATTATAGGAGAAAACGCATTGTTTACCCAGTTCGTTAAAAAACATCATCCTATGTCAACAATTCTATATGGTCCTCCAGGATGTGGAAAAACAACATTGGCAAGTGCACTTGCCAATGATTTAAATATACCTTATCGTATCTTCAATGCTTCAACAGGAAACAAAAAAGAAATGGATATCATTATTGAAGAAGCCAAAATGAGTGGTGAATTATTTGTTATTATTGATGAAGTTCATCGTTTGAATAAAGATAAGCAAGATCATTTATTACCACATATTGAAAACGGATTGCTGGTGATTGCTGGCTGTACAACAGCTAATCCATATCATTCTATTAATCCTGCGATTCGTTCTCGTTGTCAGATTGTTGAAGTAAAGCCTTTAGATGAAGAAGACATTATAATCGGTCTTCATCATGCTCTGAATTGTGAAAACGGACTTAATTATCAATTTAAAGTAGAAAATGGTGTCTTAGAATATATTGCAAAACTGAGTAGTGGAGATATTCGTTATGCATATAATTGTTTAGAAGTCGCAAGTATCCTTTGCGATGCAGATACGATTACATTACAAATGGTCAAGCAATCTTTAACAAAAGCAAATGCTCAATTTGATAAAGATGAAGACCAATATTATGATACACTAAGTGGTTTACAAAAGTCTATTCGTGGAAGTGATCCAAATGGAGCTATGTATTATTTAGGAAAATTAATTGAGGCAAACGATATAGAATCATTAGAACGACGTGTGATAACAACTGCTTATGAAGATATAGGACTGGCTAATCCTAACGCTTGTATGCGAACTGTCATAGCCTTTCAAGCCGCAAAAGTCATTGGCTTCCCAGAAGCACGTATTCCAATAGCAAGTGCTATCTTAGATTTATGCTTATCACCTAAATCAAAGTCATCAGAACTCGCTATAGATGCAGCACTTTCATCACTTGCAACTCATCCATACAAAGCCCCAAAATATTTACGTTTATCACCTGTAGGTCTTGAAGATGATGAAAAGTATGATTATAATCGCCCTGAACTTTGGGAATATATTCAATATCTTCCTGAACCACTTAAAGGAGAACAATTCTATATTCCATGGATGACAAGCAATTATGAAAAAGCCTTAGCTGAAAATTATCGTCGTATTTTAAAACATGGCAGAACGAGTCATCTAAAAGAACTCAATAATAAGAAAAAATAG
- a CDS encoding sugar phosphate nucleotidyltransferase, with amino-acid sequence MKKPVLVIMAAGMGSRYGGLKQIDPIDSDGHIIIDFSIFDAKRAGFEEVIFIIKRETEKDFKDAIGNRMSKIMKVHYAYQEINDIPLGNIIPQGRQKPWGTAHAIYCCRDIIEGPFAVINADDYYGVEAFQLIYDYLLQHDDDTQYRYAMVGYQIEKTLTEHGTVARGVCEVNEQHKLINIVERTKIKKTVHGAAYSEDDYIWYDLPSQTTVSMNLWGFTKSIIKEINNGLQSFLDDGLISNPLKCEYFIPSVVSHLLDQKKATVEVLTTKDQWYGVTYKEDKPVIMKAIKDMKTSGIYPQKLWGE; translated from the coding sequence ATGAAAAAACCTGTACTTGTTATTATGGCGGCTGGAATGGGGAGTCGTTATGGTGGTTTAAAACAAATAGATCCCATTGATAGTGATGGTCACATTATTATTGACTTTTCTATTTTTGATGCCAAACGTGCTGGTTTTGAAGAAGTGATTTTTATCATAAAAAGAGAAACTGAAAAAGATTTTAAAGATGCCATCGGAAATCGTATGTCAAAAATAATGAAAGTTCATTATGCATATCAAGAAATCAATGATATTCCATTGGGAAACATCATTCCACAAGGACGCCAAAAACCTTGGGGAACAGCTCATGCAATATATTGCTGTCGTGATATTATTGAAGGTCCTTTTGCAGTCATTAATGCTGATGATTATTATGGTGTTGAAGCTTTTCAATTAATTTATGATTATTTATTGCAGCATGATGATGATACGCAGTATCGTTATGCCATGGTAGGATACCAAATCGAAAAAACACTGACAGAACATGGAACAGTTGCCAGAGGTGTCTGTGAAGTTAATGAGCAACACAAATTAATCAATATTGTTGAACGTACTAAAATCAAAAAAACAGTTCATGGTGCTGCTTATAGTGAAGACGATTATATATGGTATGATTTACCAAGTCAAACAACTGTCTCTATGAATCTTTGGGGCTTTACAAAGAGTATTATTAAAGAAATCAATAATGGATTACAATCTTTTTTAGATGATGGTTTAATTTCCAATCCACTAAAATGTGAGTATTTCATTCCAAGTGTTGTGAGTCATTTGCTTGATCAAAAAAAGGCAACAGTAGAAGTCTTAACAACAAAAGATCAATGGTACGGAGTCACTTATAAAGAAGATAAACCAGTAATAATGAAAGCTATTAAAGACATGAAGACAAGTGGTATTTATCCACAAAAGTTATGGGGTGAATAA